A stretch of Fusobacterium periodonticum ATCC 33693 DNA encodes these proteins:
- a CDS encoding restriction endonuclease subunit S, producing the protein MKIFKLKDISEFIRNGVTIKQNISSKEGIPITRIETISKGIIDFDKLGYADIFEFEKYKDWLLKKGDILISHINSEKHLGKSAIFLDNDVSIIHGMNLLCIRVIDDIVFPEYLQLFFKTNQYKRQIKKIMKKSVNQASFSVNDFKEILIRLPKLDIQEKIIKKIMTLEKILENNKLKLKFLSELNKSLFATMFGDIKTNDKNWELFEIKEISNILTRGKTPKYTLSSNVFVINQACIYWDKIKYENIKFHVEDENLLFLKIKDILIKFN; encoded by the coding sequence ATGAAGATATTTAAATTAAAAGATATTAGTGAATTTATTAGAAATGGAGTTACAATAAAACAAAATATTTCTTCTAAAGAAGGAATCCCTATAACAAGAATTGAAACTATTTCAAAAGGTATAATTGACTTTGATAAACTAGGTTATGCCGATATTTTTGAGTTTGAAAAATATAAAGATTGGTTACTAAAAAAAGGTGATATTCTTATTAGTCATATTAATAGTGAAAAACACTTAGGAAAAAGTGCTATTTTCCTTGATAATGATGTGAGTATTATTCATGGAATGAATTTACTATGTATTAGAGTTATAGATGATATAGTTTTCCCAGAATATTTACAATTATTTTTTAAAACAAATCAATATAAGAGACAAATAAAAAAAATAATGAAAAAATCTGTTAATCAAGCTAGCTTTTCTGTTAATGATTTTAAAGAAATATTAATTAGATTGCCTAAACTTGATATACAAGAAAAAATTATAAAAAAAATTATGACTTTAGAGAAAATTTTAGAAAATAACAAGTTGAAATTAAAATTTTTATCTGAATTAAATAAATCTTTATTTGCTACAATGTTTGGAGACATAAAAACTAATGATAAAAATTGGGAGTTATTTGAAATAAAAGAAATTTCTAATATATTAACTAGAGGAAAAACTCCTAAATATACCTTATCTTCAAATGTTTTTGTGATAAATCAGGCTTGTATATATTGGGATAAAATAAAATATGAAAATATAAAATTTCATGTAGAAGATGAAAATTTACTTTTTTTAAAAATTAAAGATATTTTAATTAAATTCAACTG